In one window of Kiritimatiellia bacterium DNA:
- a CDS encoding riboflavin synthase gives MTETVMFTGIVQRRGRIVERKLDSAWGRIVVDAGEWDRPVEIGESVAISGVCLTVKTVDGTLLGFDVLAETCRRTNLAVDTAQGRVNIERALRWGDPLGGHIVTGHVDGVGRVGSIEPVGRDWRFEIACAPELMDGMVFKGSVAVDGVSLTIAELTDTSIAVHIIPHTYEVTCFGLYQVGDLVNIEVDVLGKFVRRFVERGVAFPSLTWEELRRQGLLTDAEGEH, from the coding sequence TTGACGGAGACAGTCATGTTCACCGGCATCGTACAGCGGCGCGGTCGGATCGTGGAACGAAAGCTGGATTCGGCGTGGGGACGGATCGTGGTAGACGCAGGCGAGTGGGATCGTCCCGTCGAGATCGGTGAAAGCGTGGCGATCTCGGGGGTCTGTCTCACCGTGAAAACGGTGGACGGAACTCTCTTGGGCTTTGATGTTCTGGCGGAGACGTGCCGTCGGACCAACCTCGCCGTTGATACCGCGCAGGGCCGGGTCAACATCGAACGAGCTCTCCGGTGGGGAGATCCGCTGGGCGGTCACATCGTGACCGGCCATGTTGATGGCGTTGGCCGTGTCGGCTCGATCGAACCAGTGGGCCGCGACTGGCGATTTGAAATCGCGTGTGCGCCCGAACTGATGGATGGTATGGTGTTCAAGGGATCGGTCGCAGTGGACGGCGTGAGCCTGACCATTGCCGAGCTCACCGACACGTCGATCGCGGTGCACATCATTCCCCACACGTACGAGGTGACTTGTTTCGGCCTCTACCAGGTCGGCGATCTGGTCAACATCGAAGTGGACGTCCTCGGCAAGTTTGTGCGGCGATTTGTGGAGCGAGGGGTGGCGTTCCCTTCGCTAACGTGGGAAGAGCTGCGGCGACAGGGGCTGTTGACAGATGCAGAAGGGGAGCACTGA
- a CDS encoding C4-type zinc ribbon domain-containing protein, which translates to MSEQTPAAVTKSLIQRLLRLQEFDRRLSQIRSDLADLPARKDRLRLRLQDREEAFRRAEAAWKEEALAVRNLEKEIESLRATLNRQLQQQFEVKSNEAYRTLLHEIEAIRASIRRMEDEALERMERTEQYQQALASTRRDLDDEARRVARECEELDGKGIALAAEAERLERERAEAAADLEPSRVLQYERIRRHVGDLAIVPVDHGTCAGCHMRLPPQTIHNVRRSDQIVACDFCGRMLYSPQES; encoded by the coding sequence ATGTCCGAGCAGACCCCAGCGGCGGTCACGAAAAGTTTGATTCAGCGGCTGCTGCGTCTTCAGGAGTTTGACCGCCGTCTGTCTCAGATCCGAAGCGATCTGGCGGATCTTCCGGCTCGGAAGGACCGCCTCCGCCTGCGTCTGCAGGACCGAGAGGAGGCGTTCCGGCGTGCGGAAGCGGCGTGGAAGGAGGAAGCGCTCGCGGTCCGAAATCTGGAAAAGGAGATCGAGTCCCTCCGCGCAACACTGAACCGCCAATTGCAACAGCAGTTTGAGGTAAAGAGCAATGAAGCATACCGGACGCTCCTCCACGAGATTGAAGCGATCCGGGCCTCGATTCGCCGGATGGAAGACGAGGCGTTGGAGCGCATGGAGCGCACTGAGCAATACCAGCAGGCGCTGGCCTCAACACGACGGGACCTCGATGACGAAGCCCGGCGTGTAGCCAGAGAATGCGAAGAACTGGACGGGAAGGGAATCGCGCTGGCGGCGGAGGCTGAACGGCTCGAGCGGGAGCGTGCGGAGGCGGCGGCGGACCTGGAGCCCTCGCGGGTGCTGCAATACGAGCGCATCCGGCGGCACGTCGGCGATCTGGCGATCGTGCCGGTTGACCATGGGACGTGCGCCGGCTGTCACATGCGGTTGCCGCCGCAGACGATCCACAATGTTCGCCGGAGTGACCAGATCGTAGCGTGCGACTTTTGCGGGCGCATGCTATATTCTCCTCAGGAAAGCTGA